A part of Rhinolophus ferrumequinum isolate MPI-CBG mRhiFer1 chromosome 11, mRhiFer1_v1.p, whole genome shotgun sequence genomic DNA contains:
- the DBX1 gene encoding homeobox protein DBX1 — translation MMFPGLLAPPAGYPSLLRPTPTLTLPQSLQSAFSGHSSFLVEDLIRISRPPAYLPRSLPTASMSPPRQGAPAALTDTGASDLGSPGPGSRRGGSPQTAVSPASEPTFLKFGVNAILSSAPRTEASPALLQSVPPKTFAFPYFEGSFQPLIRSSYFPASSSVVPIPGTFSWPLAARGKPRRGMLRRAVFSDVQRKALEKMFQKQKYISKPDRKKLAAKLGLKDSQVKIWFQNRRMKWRNSKERELLSSGGCREQTLPTKLNPHPDLSDVGQKGQGDDEEENEGPGSPRHRLAYRTSPSPPYPRDPRLERPLPSSPAHSSSPGKPSDFSDSEEDEEGEEEITVS, via the exons ATGATGTTCCCCGGCCTCCTCGCACCCCCAGCGGGGTACCCCAGCCTCCTGCGCCCTACGCCCACCTTAACGCTGCCCCAGTCCCTTCAGTCGGCATTTTCCGGCCACTCGAGCTTCCTGGTAGAGGATCTGATCCGCATCAGCCGACCCCCCGCCTACCTGCCCCGCAGCTTGCCCACCGCCAGCATGTCGCCCCCTAGGCAGGGGGCCCCCGCGGCTCTCACGGACACCGGGGCCTCGGACTTGGGCTCCCCTGGTCCGGGCAGCCGGCGGGGCGGATCACCGCAGACCGCCGTCTCCCCTGCTAGCGAGCCCACCTTTCTGAAGTTTGGGGTGAACGCCATCCTCTCCTCGGCACCCAGAACCG AAGCATCCCCCGCCTTGTTGCAGAGCGTCCCTCCCAAGACCTTCGCCTTTCCCTATTTTGAAGGCTCCTTCCAGCCTCTCATCAGATCTTCGTATTTCCCAG CGTCCTCCAGCGTTGTGCCCATTCCGGGGACCTTCTCCTGGCCGCTCGCCGCGCGCGGCAAGCCTCGCCGGGGCATGCTGCGTCGAGCCGTGTTCTCCGACGTGCAGCGCAAGGCGCTGGAGAAGATGTTCCAGAAGCAAAAGTACATCAGCAAGCCGGACCGCAAGAAGCTGGCGGCTAAATTGGGCTTGAAAGACTCACAA GTGAAAATCTGGTTCCAGAACCGACGCATGAAGTGGCGGAACTCCAAGGAGCGCGAGCTCCTGTCTAGCGGGGGCTGCCGGGAGCAGACCCTTCCCACCAAACTCAATCCGCACCCGGACCTCAGCGACGTGGGCCAGAAGGGCCAGGGGGACGACGAGGAGGAAAACGAGGGCCCTGGCAGCCCCCGCCACCGCCTGGCTTATCGCACATCCCCCAGCCCTCCGTACCCGCGGGACCCGCGGCTCGAAAGGCCGCTGCCCTCCTCACCCGCGCACTCCAGCAGCCCCGGCAAACCTTCGGACTTCTCCGACtcggaggaggatgaggagggcGAGGAGGAGATCACGGTGTCTTAG